The following DNA comes from Haloferax mediterranei ATCC 33500.
ACAGACGGGAATGGCGTCGAAAGAACGCCTTTGAGCTCCCCTCCGTCGAGTTTCGGCGGGTTATCTCCGAGCACGTCGCCGAGTCCGGTACAACCTGCGAGTGCAGTGGCTCCCGCGAGTGCGAAGAAACCGCGGCGGGTTGCACTGCCCCGTGCTGTATGACGCTGTCCGTCTCGGGCCTGCGGTGGTCCCTGTTCGTCCGTCATTGATTTTGCTCCGTCGTCGCGGTTTGGGTCCGGTTTGCGGGCGGCTTAGGACCGTAGTGAGGCGCTTCAGTCGTCGCTTCGCCGTCTTCGGGGTGTTCACGCGGTCGATGACAGCCCCCACTGCTCCACCCCGACCCGTAACTGTGTATCCCATCCGGGTCGAGCACCTCGGGAATACGAATGAGCCACGACGCGCCGCCTTTCGTGTCGGTCTGACAGGAGACGTCGGAAGACCGGTAGTGGCTCCCGTACTGCGTGTGAATATCCGATTCAGACCACGTCACCGAACAGAGTTCGAGCGTGAAACACTCCCTTACCTGCTGAAATTCGACGTAAATCGTCTCGCTGTCGAAGTCGGTGTCGGCGACAAACTGGCGTGCTTCGGCCGCCCCGTCGACATCGGCGAACCACATCTGTTCGGCGGTTTCGGTGGACGTGACGAAGCCGCGTTCCTGTGCGACTTTCGGTGGGACGCCGGCCTGCGTCGACGACGTTGCTGTCTTCGTCCGTCGAGGCTCGTCCGGAAGCAAAATTGACGGGTCATCGTCAGTGTGCCGCAGCGCGTAGTGCGAGGGAACCGACCCGCCCGTCGCTGGCGACTCGCTCGCTGTCTCGGTCACCGAGTGCTCTGTCGTACCGCTGCATCCGGCGAAACCGGCGAAAAGACCGACCGCTCCGGAGAGGACTCGTCTGCGTGTGAGAGGGACCATATCCGCTATTGGCAAATGGGAGACCGTTAACCCCTCGGATTCGTCATGGTGCTGAAGTGTACGTGCACCGAAGGGTTGTGGACGACTCGAAAGCAGACCAGTTGGTACATTCCAAACAAAATTATAGACACCGAGCGAATAAGCCCAGTACCGTGCGCGAGTTCGTCTTTACCGTCGAGTACGAAAAGGGAGCAGACGAGGTGATGGACCTGTTCATCGAGAATCCGGATTTACACTCGAAAACGATGGCAGTCCACGCAACCGCCAACTCGATGTGGCGGTTAGACCGAGTCACAGGACCGACAGAGGTGCTCGAAACGTTCGACACCCTCATCGACAACGTTGCACTCGGAAATGCCGTCATCGGGATGTGCGGCGCGCCGGTCGTCGAGTGGGACTACGAAATCCTCTCCAGTACGCCCAACGGTCGAATCATCTACTCCTGTCGAGAGGAAGGAGACGGCGTGCAGTCGATTCCGTACGTCGCCGCGAAACATATCGGGGACGGTCTCTTGATGCAAGCCGAACGCCGCGGAAACCAGTACCAGTGGCGACTCCTCATCGCCGACGACGATACCGTCGGCGAGATTTACGAGGAGGTACAGGATAGTTTGAGCGAGGGACTCTCGCTCAGCGTCCAGCGAATCAGCGAACCCGAGTGCTGGCTCGAAGAAGGGTTTGGAACGAGCGGACTCCCGCCCGAGCAACAGGCCGCCCTCGAAGCGGCTGTCGAGTTCGGCTACTACGAAACGCCGCGGCGGAACTCGGTACAGGAGATTTCGGAACGAATCGACGTTCCGGGGTCGACGCTCCAATATCGACTGACCCGTGCCGAAGCGTGGCTAGCTCAACAGTTCGTAAGTGACACGCTCGGTACCGAGGTTGAAGAGCGTGTAGACCCCGCCGAACTCGAACTCAGCGCCTGAAAGCGAGAAACGCATCAGAGCTTGATTTCAGTCGCGACGCTGCGTGACGTACTCGCGGGTGTCACCGAGGAGGACGTAGTCGGCGTTTTGGAGTTCCGCCACGTTCTGTGACCCGGTGACGAACATCGCGGTTTGTAATTCAGCGATGAGGTCCTCGACTCGCTCGACAACCGCGTCTACTCCCTGCGTAGCTGGTTTTAAGAACGGCTTTGCAAGTCCGCCAGCCTGTGCGCCAAGTGCAATCGCTTTCGCGATGTCTAAGCCGGTGCGAACGCCACCGCTCGCAATCACGCAATCGTGCTCACGAGCACACTCAAGTGTACTGACAGCGGTCGGGACACCCCACGACCGGAACAACGTGCCAACCCGCTCTTGGCGCGAGGCGTTCACCGCTGCCGCCCGGTAGGCTTCGATACCGGACCAGGTCGTGCCGCCTTTACCGGCAACGTCAATTGCATCGACGCCCGCCTGCGTGAGCGATTTCGCAGTTCCGCCGGCGATACCATTGCCCGTCTCTTTGACGACGATTGGAACCGAAAGCTCCGACGAGACACGTTCGATGGCTGCTAAGCACCCTTCGGCGTTGATGTCTCCTTCAGGTTGGACAGCTTCCTGGAGGAAATTCAGATGGACCGCGAGCGCGTCGGCATCAATCATTTCGACGGCACGTTCGACCATGGCAGTCTCGTATTCCCGGAGTTGTGCAGCCCCGATGTTCCCGTAGATAAACGCGTCAGGAGCGGCGTCTCGGACGACCGTGTACGATTCGAGGAGGTCCTCGTCGTCGAGTTCGAGTCCCGCTCGTTGACTTCCGACTCCCATCGCGATTCCTGTCTCGGCAGCGCCAGCGGCCAGTGCCCGGTTGATTTTCGTCGTATTCGGGTGCCCGCCGGTCATGCTCTCGATGACAATCGGTGCAGCGAGTTCGCTACCGAGAAAATCAACAGATAAATCGATGTCGTCGTGGTGGAACTCCGGGAGTGCCTCGTGTACGAGTTGGACGTCTTCGAAGCCGGTTCCGGTCGTTTCGACGTCCTTCTCCTGAATAATTCGAATGTGGTCGTCTTTTCGGTCTTCAGTTTCCGACGAGTTCTTTTTAGCCATCTAATTGTACTGTAGGGAGAACCTGTAAAAGAACACTGTTGCGGCTGTCCGAGTTCGGTTGACAACTTCGTTGTAGATACCCATCGAGACCGACGGCAAACAGCCCCGAGAACAACG
Coding sequences within:
- a CDS encoding helix-turn-helix domain-containing protein, whose product is MREFVFTVEYEKGADEVMDLFIENPDLHSKTMAVHATANSMWRLDRVTGPTEVLETFDTLIDNVALGNAVIGMCGAPVVEWDYEILSSTPNGRIIYSCREEGDGVQSIPYVAAKHIGDGLLMQAERRGNQYQWRLLIADDDTVGEIYEEVQDSLSEGLSLSVQRISEPECWLEEGFGTSGLPPEQQAALEAAVEFGYYETPRRNSVQEISERIDVPGSTLQYRLTRAEAWLAQQFVSDTLGTEVEERVDPAELELSA
- the fni gene encoding type 2 isopentenyl-diphosphate Delta-isomerase; translation: MAKKNSSETEDRKDDHIRIIQEKDVETTGTGFEDVQLVHEALPEFHHDDIDLSVDFLGSELAAPIVIESMTGGHPNTTKINRALAAGAAETGIAMGVGSQRAGLELDDEDLLESYTVVRDAAPDAFIYGNIGAAQLREYETAMVERAVEMIDADALAVHLNFLQEAVQPEGDINAEGCLAAIERVSSELSVPIVVKETGNGIAGGTAKSLTQAGVDAIDVAGKGGTTWSGIEAYRAAAVNASRQERVGTLFRSWGVPTAVSTLECAREHDCVIASGGVRTGLDIAKAIALGAQAGGLAKPFLKPATQGVDAVVERVEDLIAELQTAMFVTGSQNVAELQNADYVLLGDTREYVTQRRD